Proteins encoded together in one Microplitis mediator isolate UGA2020A chromosome 7, iyMicMedi2.1, whole genome shotgun sequence window:
- the LOC130671513 gene encoding uncharacterized protein LOC130671513: MMKLYLIALVAAILILTPSNVSSSGDFRYECHPTFVRVYVNPQPLQSGKISINGVSNPACTKAFGNGQKVVYDMSFDKCSRGSRHMALLYSSETSIIMGSSTSTSSSSTTKTITC; encoded by the exons ATGATGAAACTTTACTTAATTGCACTAGTTGCAGCCATACTTATTTTGACTCCTTCAAATGTATCATCTTCT GGTGACTTCCGTTACGAATGCCACCCGACTTTTGTAAGGGTATACGTAAACCCTCAGCCACTGCAGtcaggaaaaatttcaataaatggCGTCTCTAATCCAGCCTGTACTAAAGCGTTTGGAAATGGCCAGAAAGTTGTTTATGACATGAGCTTCGATAAATGTTCACGTGGATCCAGACATATGGCACTTTTGTACAGTTCAGAAACATCTATAATCATGGGTTCATCGACTTCTACTTCATCTTCATCAACAACTAAAACGATCACGTGTTAA